Within the Platichthys flesus chromosome 8, fPlaFle2.1, whole genome shotgun sequence genome, the region CTCTGCAGTATAACAATAATTCAACAAAAGTTGAACTTCTGTTCTATGTCTGCTGAAATAccttcactctgtctctctctctctctctctctctccatctctgtctctctctctgtctctctctctctctgtgtctttgctcCTTGACTCCTTCATCCTCAGCTGTCGTCCACTCCTCTGCAGATCCTTCTCTACCTCAACTCCTGGTACTTTGCAGCCTTCTACCTGGCAGAGATTCTCATGTTCATCTATAAAGGTTTGGACCTGTTTGTGTCCACAagtctccatctcctctgtgtAGAGTCATGTATCTGTCGGCATCTGCTGGTCAAACTGGGATATTACATATTAAATCCTAtaacgagtgtgtgtctgtttaggTGTTTCTCTCCCGTACCCGTCAGACAACCTGGTTCTGGACGTGGTTCTGCTGCTCATCTTCCTCGGACTGGAGACACTCAGGATCTTCTATGGTgcgtgagacacacacacacacacacagacacacacacacacacacacacacacacacacacacacacacacacaaagtctcctctgtctgttaattcatatttttatcgTTGATTTTGTGAATCTGATTGATTTGAAAAGTTCCTGTTTGGTTCTACAGCTGCTTTGGTGCCGCCTGGTGGACACTTCTAAAAGTTCAGGACGATAAATGTTATGTCATCAAACTGCTTCAACGTTTGTAATAAAGATGAAACTAaagatataatataaatatgtagtTTCTCATGTTTCATGTTGACGTTGTTTTCCTTGAATCCAGAAGATTTTCAGTTTCTGATCCTAACGTCTGAGAATCTGGAACCAGAAAACATTTGCAACtttgcattaaaaataaatgaatacaatcATTTTTGTGTTAAACTATTAGCAGATTCTCTTTCTGTGGATGGTCTGAACGCACTCGTTCCTTTTCACAGTAGAATGAGTGTTTATgttaaaagtaattaaaacatgaacacttatgaagaaagagaaacagtcGTGAAACTCGAGTGACGTCTGTTTCATTCAGGCAGGAAACCTCCTCGATGAGCGTTCAGGCAAACGATTCACGGAAAAGTAGAATGAACGTAATAAAATCCAGAATGTGAGGATCAGAGACAAATAGAATCCTGAAGAAACTGTGACGTGAATCCTTTCTTCATCgaactgaaatgaaaacctttttttctgaAAAGCCGAAAATGATAAATGGGTTAAACGTGAATGCTGGCGGCCATGATGTGGTCACATGTTCCACCTCAGTGTGACGTCATGTGGTCAATGTGTCACGtgacagtgtctctgtgtcccggTCCAGGCTGGAAGGGGAACCTGTGTGAGCGCTCTCTGGCCTCGTGTGCGTcgctcttcatcctgctgccCTGCGGCGCGCTGGCCGTctacttcctgctgctgcagacctTCGTGCTGCGGCTGGAGTTCATCCTCGGCGCCGTGCTGCTCTGCTTCTACGCCCTCGAGCTGCTGCTCGGACTCCTCTCCTTATCCGCCTTCTCCAGGTGAACACGTCCAGAGGCTCAGATCAGGTCTTTGATTCTTCTGCTACATCTGGAACATGTCTGAGTTCacacttttctgttttgtttctgtagGTCCAAAGTTTACTGAAGAACAAAGTTCACCTGAAACAGAATGTGACGACTGATCCCCTGTAAATAGAAAAGTTAAAATCTGTTTGACACTCATCATCTTCTACTGTTttgtacaaaatgttttataaatgtttcaatGCTTCCATCAAGACTTTGTGTAAATAAATTCTGGTTCATTCTCGATTTGTATGATGAACAAATCATCAAATCATCAATCATACAAACGCAGAATCTCATTTCCACCTTAAAAGGTATTTTTTTGGtctaattattataaatattattattataatccaagatattttggcttcatttctggaggaagtgaagatgagTCGTTTAATTTCAGTCGCTGATCTTTGTTATTTTCATAATTAATATCAATTTTGTGTCACTTGATTTATTCATCTCCAGTTGAAACactatttttatttcagaaaaGATACTGGTTTAATTTCTGCTGTAAAACGAGCACAGAAAGTTTTGAGACGTAAAAATCCACAGAAACTTTCTCCCTCACTTTGTTTTTGCATATGTTCAATATACATCAAGTTTCTCAGGGGAAACTTTTCTTCCTTAAGCCGCCTCTAAGCTGAGACGACTAATTTACCAGTAAGCGAACAGCCAGCGTGTGAGCGGCGGCGTCGAGCAGAGGATAAAGGAAGTggagcctcggccatcagcTGCTCGGGACCTGCACGTGTTGTTCTGTCAGAGTCCAATCGGGTGAAGCTTGTATTAAAGAAATCAGTGTATTTGCATGTTTCCACGATGGCTGCCCTGCTCCGTGCTCCTGGTGAATATCAAGTGACAGGAGCTCAAGCTGAGAGGTTTCATTACAGAGTCACACAGCTCCactcacaaattaaaatgtgccACTTTGTTGAACACAAGCTCGGTTCATAACTGCAGCTTCATCTGCAGAGTGAGTCCGGGGCCGGGACAGGAACCTGGACCTGAACAAgaacctggacctggacctggacctgaaCAAGAACCTGCACAGGAAGCTGTACAAGAACCTGGACCTGAACAAGAACCTGAACGGGAAGCTGGACAAGAACCTGAGCAAGAGCCTGGACCTAGACCTGAACAAGAACCTGCACAGGAACCTGAACAAGAACCTGACCTGAACAGGAACCTAGACCTGAACAAGAACCTGCACAGGAAGCCGTACAAGATCCTGCACAGGAAGCTATACAGGAACCTGGTGCTGAACAAGAACCTGCACAGGAAGCTGTACAAGAACCTGGACATGAACctgaacaagaacaagaacaggAACTTCAACAAGAACCTCAACATGAACCTGCACAACTCAACctcacaacagacacacactcatttatcTTTACTGATTTTCCTTAAACTCGGATTTAAAGACGTCTCATCGGCCTTTAACTTCACCTGCTGgtggaaaaacaaactgcaagaTAAATCCTCATCTGCTGGAGTTATTAATTTATTGTCTGTGTTCAAGGCCTCAAATGTTCCAACATCTTTGCTTCAgcattaaaagagaaaaatatgaaaatgagtttaaattgagttctttctgtttccttagtacaaggaaataaaacagtATTTTCAAAGGAAATCCTCAAATTATGTAAAGATGTATTTGTTCTGAGTTCTGCTCTGAATCATCTGTTTGAATATAAAGAGAAAGTTTATGAAAgcgtaaaaatgtaaaaattctGTGACACAACTGGGTCGTCTTTAAAAAATCACGTAAAATCTAAGGTGTCGACTTAACTGGACAAATGAGGAGTGAGATCAAATGTGATTAATAAACAGATTAACAGATAataatcatcaatcaatcattaaTATCTTTCTAATCACGTCATCCGAAGGAAAATGTGACTGATCGCATTAGAAATTATTTTCCAAACCAATCAAATGAGTCATAAATTATAATTATCAgtaatgttcatgtttttatatttaatgaggCCGAGAGCCgaggcagccaatcagaagaggAGCTGCCTagcgagcagcaggaggcggggcctGCAGAGGATGGATGGCCTCGTTGACAGGAAGCAGAAGATGATGATTGAGGATCTGAGGTTGATTCAGACTCGTCCCAGAAGAATAAAGATCAAATTAGAGGTTTATGAGCGGCGCCGTCTGTCCTGACAGTTTGATGAGCTCCGGGCGTCGCTGGGTGATTTATGTTTACAGCCgcgaggagggagaaagaaattaaaaaacaaacaaagtagaAAAAATGAGGCAGCCTGAAATCACATTGTAATGCTGTGTCGACAGACGCAGTGAGGCATGCTGGGAGAAAAGAGTCCGAGCTGACGTTTATCAAGATACAGATTTAAACCGAGGCAGTAAAAACTCTGAGACTCCCAGCACTGCAGtcatccaccagggggccatggagatgaggaggacgagttcAAACATCTGGATTCTTCTCACACAACTTTCTTCTTGACTCCGGTTCCCTGAACTCAACAAACCGTCCAATTAAAAGCTCCTGTTGCTTTTCACCTCCGGATTCAGAGTCTGGTGATAAACTCACAGGtcgagaggagcagaagaagaacgTGAGGTCAGAAGATCCAACACGCTGAGGAACATCCTCACTGCTGGTTACAGTACATATACACATTGACAATGAGGTTGAATGTGAttatacatgtacacacacattatacaaTTTTACATTCATTTGAGGTTCTCATTAAAAATGTGGTTCAATTTGAAATGTGATTATACATACATGtataatttgtttctttgtggaTGTTCTctctggtcctgtgtgtgtctgtctgtgtgtgtctgtgtgtgtgtgtgtgtgtgtgtgtgtgtggctgtctgtttgtctgtgcgtGTGGTTAGATGGGGTTTTATAAACTGTTGCCACTGGATGGCAGTGAAGCTCCACGATCCAACTGATTGTGTCATAAAAGGTGGtgaaagacaagaagaggaagaggagtatcCATACCTgatcagggagagagagagagagagagagagagagagggggagagggagagagagagatagagagagagagagagagagagagagagagggacgtaTGGAGCCATCAGGATCACACCACCTGGTCaggagtctcagctgtcaatcatcaagtctgttttcatatcatcaaataactgaatcAAACCAGACTGATCAGAAACtggaacaaacatcagagagaagaacagaaacatgagaaacatctttacaaacattatTGAACATCTCCTTTGAtcctttagtttggtccatgtcccgtctgctaacatagaggaggaggGTTAGGAGTTAttctgcagccagacaccaggagGCGATAGAGACTTTTTGGAGCCATCAAGTTGTGGGTAGTGTTTTCTCCAGAGGTTCATACATGATGAGATGAACATGTAACATCAGATCTGCTTTGATGagaacatccttccaccgagtttACTAGAAATCCATCGTCTCTGTGAAACTAACcaatccatctcctccttcacgTCTCTGATCATTTAAATCTTCACGAACCTGAAGAAACAGATTctgttaaatattgttttccttCAGAGTCGATCAGCTGATCATCAAACGTTCACATGTAAAAAACATGTTCACACAAACTCCACTAAAGTTTAGTATCAGAACAAATCTTTATATTTGTCTAATAACATGTGatgaacatgtgaggaacatatgaggaacatgtcagggaaatgtgaggaacatgtgaagaacctgtgaggaacatgtcaggaccatgtcaggaacatgtgatgaGCATGTGAGGAacaagtgaggaacatgtgaggaacatgtgaggaacatgtgaggaaacTGTGAGGAAACTGTGATGAACATGTGAGGAAGATGTCAGGACCATGTCAGCAACATGTGATgagcatgtgaggaacatgtgaggaacatgtgaggaaacTGTCAGGAAACTGTGATGAACATGTGAGGAACCTGTCAGGACCATGTCAGAAACAGGTGAGGACCATGTC harbors:
- the tmem216 gene encoding transmembrane protein 216, translating into MAPGSQTILSSTPLQILLYLNSWYFAAFYLAEILMFIYKGVSLPYPSDNLVLDVVLLLIFLGLETLRIFYGWKGNLCERSLASCASLFILLPCGALAVYFLLLQTFVLRLEFILGAVLLCFYALELLLGLLSLSAFSRSKVY